Proteins from a genomic interval of Campylobacter concisus:
- a CDS encoding CvpA family protein yields MDLVTWFDIIIIALVLMLGIKGILNGLIKEAFGLIGLIGGLIIASRFSDLSGEFITKNIYKFENPSFLQFVAFISLWLVFWLVCLLVGKFLSKIVSVSGLGFLDRLGGFVMGSGKIFLTFSAVVAVISGTSLNNIIAPYFANSKVYPVLIETGKWITNLDVKNIKSELDEIVARPMDTNKTDSFISMDANASVNTDSNITKGE; encoded by the coding sequence ATGGATTTAGTAACGTGGTTTGATATTATTATTATCGCTCTTGTCTTGATGCTTGGCATAAAAGGCATATTAAATGGACTTATCAAAGAAGCTTTCGGACTTATCGGACTTATCGGTGGCTTAATTATAGCTAGCAGGTTTTCAGATCTATCTGGTGAGTTTATAACTAAAAATATATATAAATTTGAAAATCCTTCATTTTTACAGTTTGTTGCATTTATCTCTCTTTGGCTAGTTTTTTGGCTAGTTTGCTTACTAGTTGGTAAATTTTTATCAAAAATAGTTTCAGTAAGCGGACTTGGTTTTTTGGATAGACTTGGTGGATTTGTTATGGGAAGTGGAAAAATTTTCTTAACATTTTCGGCAGTAGTTGCTGTAATATCTGGCACTTCGCTAAATAATATAATTGCTCCTTATTTTGCGAACAGTAAAGTCTATCCGGTTTTGATAGAAACTGGCAAATGGATAACAAATCTTGATGTGAAAAATATCAAAAGTGAGTTAGATGAGATAGTGGCAAGACCAATGGATACAAATAAAACTGATTCATTTATCTCAATGGATGCAAATGCTAGTGTAAATACCGACTCTAATATCACAAAAGGGGAATAA
- a CDS encoding Fur family transcriptional regulator produces MIENLEYDALLEKFKRVLRDNGLKYTKQREILLKTLYNNGEHFTPERLYLFIKETHPELNIGIATVYRTLNLLEESEMVTSISFGSQGKKFELATKPHHDHMICRKCGLIIEFEDPMIEKRQISIAKDHGFKLTGHMMQLYGICEKCSKNNIKGK; encoded by the coding sequence ATGATAGAAAATTTAGAATATGATGCGTTGCTTGAGAAATTCAAAAGAGTGCTTCGCGACAATGGTTTAAAATACACGAAACAGCGTGAAATTTTACTAAAAACGCTATACAACAATGGCGAACACTTTACTCCAGAAAGACTTTATCTTTTTATAAAAGAAACACACCCTGAGCTAAATATTGGTATCGCAACTGTTTATAGAACACTAAATCTACTTGAAGAATCAGAAATGGTGACATCGATCAGCTTTGGTTCACAAGGTAAAAAATTTGAGCTTGCCACAAAGCCACATCACGACCATATGATATGCAGAAAGTGCGGTCTTATCATAGAATTTGAAGATCCAATGATAGAAAAAAGACAAATCAGTATCGCAAAAGATCATGGCTTTAAACTAACTGGTCATATGATGCAGCTTTATGGAATTTGTGAAAAATGCTCAAAAAATAATATAAAGGGAAAGTAA
- a CDS encoding ABC transporter ATP-binding protein codes for MEILRASNLGFAYDYTLFNNINLTLNQKQSIAITGVSGCGKSTLLHILSTLLKPNFGEVIYQDRSIYELSQNELLAIRRLNFGIIFQSHYLFKGFSAYENIELASILSDEKIEKKELEALKILNVINQKVGELSGGQQQRVSIARVLTKKPKIIFADEPTGNLDKQTANEVMQVLFDYINENNAALVLVTHDNELAAKCDNSYKLENKELIRIY; via the coding sequence ATGGAAATTTTAAGAGCGTCTAATCTAGGCTTTGCGTATGATTATACGCTCTTTAACAATATAAATTTAACTCTCAATCAAAAACAAAGCATCGCGATAACCGGCGTTAGCGGTTGTGGCAAATCAACACTTTTACACATACTTTCAACACTTTTAAAACCAAATTTTGGTGAGGTCATCTATCAAGATAGATCGATCTATGAGCTTTCACAAAACGAGCTTTTGGCTATTAGAAGGCTTAATTTTGGCATCATTTTCCAGTCACACTATCTTTTTAAAGGATTTAGTGCTTATGAAAATATTGAGCTTGCAAGCATCTTGTCTGATGAAAAAATAGAAAAAAAAGAGCTTGAAGCGCTTAAAATTTTAAATGTGATAAATCAAAAAGTTGGCGAGCTAAGCGGTGGTCAGCAGCAACGTGTTAGTATCGCTAGAGTGCTTACCAAAAAGCCAAAGATCATCTTTGCAGACGAGCCAACGGGCAACCTTGATAAGCAAACAGCAAATGAAGTGATGCAAGTTTTATTTGACTATATAAATGAAAATAACGCTGCCCTTGTTCTAGTAACTCATGACAACGAACTAGCAGCTAAATGTGACAACTCATACAAGCTTGAGAACAAAGAGCTTATACGAATTTATTAA
- a CDS encoding acetyltransferase, whose amino-acid sequence MPYENFKSKNPLVLKITTNARKFGVETLQNEEFVSILLNVKKLEISSEQRQAMAEIFAKLIKIEEDSQLSK is encoded by the coding sequence ATGCCTTACGAAAACTTTAAATCAAAAAATCCTCTTGTGCTAAAAATCACTACAAACGCAAGAAAATTTGGCGTAGAAACACTACAAAACGAGGAGTTTGTAAGCATTCTTTTAAATGTTAAGAAGCTTGAAATTTCATCCGAACAAAGGCAAGCAATGGCAGAAATTTTTGCTAAGTTAATAAAAATCGAAGAAGACTCACAATTAAGTAAATAA
- a CDS encoding polyphenol oxidase family protein codes for MRENLEIVFDRNGFIAGFTNRFGGVSEGAFESLNLADHVGDDPLKVAQNREILATALGIMPVNLKFMSQIHSNKVEILQGFNDDLPPCDGVITSLKGVALCVLVADCAPVLIIDEHLGVVAAVHAGRAGVTSKICTNAVGLMTSEFGCCANNLRVFIGANIKVQNYEVGKLDLGEFNRYKNDGKFDINAALLDEFAKLGVEQISLDPRCTFERDELFSYRKQSMTGRFCGFVMNRATSVNSKR; via the coding sequence ATGCGTGAAAATTTAGAGATAGTTTTTGATAGAAATGGCTTTATTGCTGGCTTTACTAACAGGTTTGGCGGTGTGAGTGAGGGTGCTTTTGAGAGCTTAAATTTAGCAGATCATGTTGGCGATGATCCACTAAAGGTCGCACAAAATCGTGAAATTTTAGCAACGGCGCTTGGCATTATGCCTGTTAATTTAAAATTTATGAGCCAGATCCACTCAAATAAAGTGGAAATTTTGCAAGGTTTTAACGATGATCTACCTCCGTGTGATGGTGTGATAACATCATTAAAAGGCGTGGCGCTTTGCGTCTTAGTCGCTGACTGTGCGCCTGTTTTGATAATAGATGAACATCTTGGCGTAGTCGCAGCTGTGCATGCGGGACGCGCAGGCGTTACTAGTAAAATTTGCACAAATGCGGTAGGGCTGATGACGAGTGAGTTTGGTTGCTGTGCTAATAATTTACGCGTATTTATAGGCGCAAATATCAAAGTGCAAAACTACGAAGTAGGCAAGCTAGATCTTGGTGAATTTAACCGATATAAAAATGATGGAAAATTTGATATAAACGCAGCTTTATTAGACGAATTTGCTAAGCTCGGGGTAGAGCAAATATCGCTAGATCCTCGTTGCACTTTTGAGAGAGATGAATTATTCTCATACCGCAAACAGAGTATGACTGGGCGGTTTTGTGGATTTGTGATGAATAGAGCTACATCGGTAAACAGTAAAAGATAA
- a CDS encoding type III pantothenate kinase, which produces MILCNIGNTNATFLEDGKISRMKISEFKSYKPEKKVYFISVNDEILNLLKDNKMFVNLEPFFTIDTIYQGLGIDRIAACYSINNGVIVDAGSAITVDIMANSIHLGGYILPGISSMLNAYKSISPRLDITINSQIDIDALPQKTADAVSYGIIKPIITLLDKLAGDKKVYFTGGDGDFLSKFFKNAICDKMLVFRAMQKLITEKKDMII; this is translated from the coding sequence ATGATTTTGTGTAATATAGGCAATACTAACGCTACATTTTTAGAAGATGGCAAAATCTCACGTATGAAAATTTCTGAGTTTAAAAGCTATAAACCAGAAAAAAAAGTATATTTTATATCCGTAAATGATGAAATTTTAAATCTTTTAAAAGATAATAAAATGTTTGTAAATTTAGAACCATTCTTTACTATTGATACAATATATCAGGGTCTAGGCATAGATAGAATCGCTGCATGCTACTCTATAAATAATGGTGTAATTGTCGATGCTGGAAGTGCGATAACGGTTGACATTATGGCAAATTCTATCCATCTTGGAGGATATATCTTGCCAGGCATTTCAAGTATGCTAAATGCCTACAAAAGTATCTCGCCACGACTTGATATCACTATAAATTCACAAATTGACATAGATGCTCTACCACAAAAAACAGCTGATGCTGTAAGTTATGGCATTATTAAACCAATAATAACTCTACTAGATAAACTAGCCGGTGACAAAAAAGTCTATTTTACTGGTGGGGATGGCGATTTTTTGTCCAAATTTTTTAAAAATGCTATTTGCGACAAGATGCTAGTTTTTCGTGCCATGCAAAAGCTAATAACCGAAAAGAAAGATATGATAATATGA
- a CDS encoding type IV pilus twitching motility protein PilT, translating into MDLIEQLQAKNLSVKIPEDNSLNNLAGDIKTLLKTVVSDKASDLHLVSRSEPQIRVDGALKPVDFGVLNGKDIENLCFSLITDEQKSELENNKELDFAIELPDIGRFRGNYYYTMNGDLAAAFRIIPINIPSLDELNAPQIFKQIIKREKGLILVTGPTGSGKSTTLAAMLNEINLNYRKHIITIEDPVEFVHNNKKALFSHRNIGTDATSYSRALKSAVREDPDIILVGEMRDRETISTAITAAETGHLVFGTLHTNSAIQTINRIVDSFDGSEQLQVRNMLSVSLTAVVSQSLIPKIGGGRCAVHEILINNMAISNLIRENKIHQIYSQMQLNQQQTGMSTQTQALMKVLKEGKITKENALAYSTSQQELQNLIGTV; encoded by the coding sequence ATGGATCTAATCGAACAGCTTCAGGCAAAGAATTTAAGTGTAAAAATACCAGAAGATAATAGCCTTAATAATCTTGCTGGCGATATAAAAACACTTTTAAAAACTGTTGTGAGTGATAAGGCAAGCGATCTTCACCTTGTTTCAAGATCCGAGCCGCAAATAAGAGTAGACGGTGCTTTAAAGCCCGTTGATTTTGGCGTATTAAATGGCAAGGATATAGAGAATTTATGTTTTTCTTTGATTACTGATGAACAAAAAAGTGAGCTTGAGAATAATAAAGAGCTTGACTTTGCGATTGAGCTTCCAGATATTGGTCGCTTTCGTGGCAACTATTACTATACCATGAACGGTGATTTGGCTGCTGCTTTTCGTATAATCCCAATCAATATCCCATCTCTTGATGAGTTAAACGCCCCACAAATTTTTAAACAAATTATTAAGCGTGAAAAAGGCCTTATTTTGGTTACTGGACCGACAGGAAGTGGTAAATCAACAACTCTTGCAGCCATGCTTAATGAGATAAATTTGAATTATAGAAAGCATATTATTACAATTGAGGATCCAGTCGAGTTTGTGCATAATAATAAAAAAGCTCTATTTTCTCATAGAAATATTGGCACTGACGCAACTTCTTACTCAAGGGCTCTAAAATCTGCGGTTCGTGAAGACCCAGATATCATACTTGTGGGCGAGATGAGAGATAGAGAAACGATTTCAACGGCTATTACGGCGGCTGAGACTGGACACTTAGTCTTTGGTACGCTTCACACAAATTCAGCCATTCAAACTATAAATAGGATCGTTGATAGTTTCGATGGAAGTGAGCAATTGCAAGTAAGAAATATGCTTAGTGTTTCGTTAACTGCTGTCGTTTCACAAAGTCTAATCCCAAAGATAGGCGGTGGAAGGTGCGCGGTGCATGAAATTTTAATAAACAATATGGCTATCTCAAACTTGATACGTGAAAACAAAATACATCAAATTTACTCTCAGATGCAGCTAAATCAACAACAAACTGGTATGAGTACGCAAACCCAGGCTTTGATGAAAGTACTAAAAGAGGGTAAGATTACAAAAGAAAATGCGCTAGCTTATTCAACTAGTCAGCAAGAACTTCAAAATTTAATAGGAACTGTATAA
- the lysS gene encoding lysine--tRNA ligase, with translation MFDNQHEIQRLQSIDELRNLGINPYPHFLRRDMNISKFRLKFNYINDTEEKKAEGQLVGLAGRIKLIRDAGKAVFANIEDEDGNLQIYFSNKTLDPEWFKIVKKYVEIGDIVYVRGYAFITRTGEFSMHVSELSLASKSISPLPEKYHGLVDVETRYRQRYLDMIMNPEVRADFKRRSVIISTIRRFFEEKGFLEVETPMLHPIAGGANAKPFITFHNALGVERYLRIAPELYLKRLIVGGFEAVYEMNRNFRNEGMDLTHNPEFTSIEFYWAYHNYHDLMGITEDLFNVILDKLDMEKVVNFDGMEIDFSKPFKRISYKKALVEIGGLDESIINDKDKILAKLRADGLEANEKLDLGHLQAELFDNYVESKLIHPTFVIDYPISISPLSRRSDANPDVAERFELFIAGRELANGFNELNDPIDQYNRFKAQIDAKNAGDDEAHEMDEDYVKALGYGMPPVAGEGIGIDRLVMLLTDKKSIRDVVLFPAMRPLKNEIKENEK, from the coding sequence ATATTTGACAACCAACATGAGATTCAACGACTACAAAGCATAGACGAACTAAGAAATTTAGGCATTAATCCATATCCGCATTTTCTTAGAAGAGATATGAATATCTCTAAATTTAGACTAAAATTTAACTACATTAATGATACAGAAGAGAAAAAGGCCGAAGGTCAGCTAGTAGGTCTTGCAGGTAGAATAAAACTAATTCGTGATGCTGGAAAAGCGGTTTTTGCAAATATCGAAGATGAAGATGGAAATTTACAAATTTACTTTAGCAATAAAACGCTTGATCCAGAGTGGTTTAAAATCGTTAAAAAATACGTAGAGATAGGCGATATCGTCTATGTCAGAGGTTATGCATTTATAACAAGAACTGGCGAATTTTCCATGCATGTAAGCGAGCTTAGCCTTGCTTCAAAGTCGATAAGCCCACTTCCTGAGAAGTATCATGGTCTAGTTGATGTTGAGACAAGATATCGCCAAAGATATCTTGATATGATAATGAATCCTGAAGTTAGAGCTGATTTTAAAAGACGCTCAGTGATTATAAGTACGATTAGAAGATTTTTTGAAGAAAAAGGCTTTTTAGAAGTTGAAACACCGATGCTACACCCAATAGCAGGCGGTGCAAACGCCAAGCCATTTATCACTTTTCATAATGCTCTTGGAGTTGAGAGATATCTAAGGATCGCACCTGAATTATACCTCAAACGCCTTATAGTAGGTGGCTTTGAGGCTGTTTATGAGATGAATAGAAATTTTAGAAACGAAGGTATGGATCTTACTCACAATCCTGAGTTTACAAGTATAGAGTTTTACTGGGCATACCACAACTACCACGATTTAATGGGCATTACAGAGGATCTTTTTAATGTCATTTTAGACAAGCTAGATATGGAAAAAGTTGTAAATTTTGATGGCATGGAAATTGATTTTAGTAAGCCATTTAAGCGAATAAGCTACAAAAAAGCTCTAGTTGAAATTGGCGGACTAGATGAGAGCATAATAAACGACAAAGATAAAATTTTAGCAAAACTAAGAGCTGATGGCCTTGAAGCAAATGAGAAGCTTGATCTTGGTCACTTGCAGGCTGAGCTATTTGATAACTATGTAGAGAGCAAGCTTATACACCCAACATTTGTTATTGATTATCCGATTTCGATCAGTCCACTTTCAAGAAGAAGTGACGCAAACCCTGATGTGGCTGAGAGATTTGAGCTATTTATCGCTGGTCGCGAGCTAGCAAATGGCTTTAATGAGCTAAATGACCCAATCGATCAATACAACCGCTTTAAAGCGCAAATCGATGCTAAAAACGCAGGCGATGACGAGGCACATGAGATGGACGAGGACTATGTAAAAGCCCTAGGATACGGCATGCCACCAGTTGCAGGTGAGGGCATAGGCATCGATAGGCTCGTGATGCTTTTAACGGATAAAAAATCAATACGTGATGTTGTGCTCTTCCCAGCGATGAGACCACTTAAAAATGAGATAAAGGAGAATGAAAAATGA
- the gatC gene encoding Asp-tRNA(Asn)/Glu-tRNA(Gln) amidotransferase subunit GatC translates to MQIDDTLLNKLEKLSALQISDEKREEVKKQLSEIVSFVDILNELDLSSDEAVVSSIKGGTPLREDEPRPSDVIDTILKYAPSREGHFFAVPKIIE, encoded by the coding sequence ATGCAAATAGATGATACTCTTTTAAATAAATTAGAAAAACTTTCTGCCTTACAAATCAGTGATGAAAAAAGAGAAGAAGTAAAAAAACAACTAAGTGAGATTGTATCTTTTGTTGATATTTTAAACGAACTTGATCTAAGCAGCGATGAAGCTGTAGTTAGCTCTATAAAAGGTGGCACACCTTTAAGAGAAGATGAGCCAAGACCAAGCGATGTGATTGATACGATCTTGAAATACGCTCCTTCGCGTGAAGGGCATTTTTTTGCTGTACCAAAAATAATAGAATAA
- a CDS encoding DUF4198 domain-containing protein → MQIGKILTAIMLTGAFYMVQAHMFWVDGANDEKLGKFIANMGYSDDFPKLEPIMAERVHLFAPITIISKDGNKKKLIQSGENYRYEGERLDKGTYILLAQQNPMYSLKKRSDGKWLIDKTKLDLKDLSDIQICRLMTITSKRVLNLGEIDGFVTKPVGVKIEIVPLQNPVEFRVDKPFKLQVFADGKPLERAKLTGTFVGFLDHKHAFYGMTDEQGITEVLALRPGFWVFEVIYERPYPDATKCDKETLKTTLSFEIKE, encoded by the coding sequence ATGCAAATAGGTAAAATTTTGACCGCCATTATGTTAACAGGAGCCTTTTATATGGTGCAAGCACACATGTTTTGGGTAGATGGAGCTAATGATGAAAAGCTAGGAAAATTTATCGCAAACATGGGTTATAGCGACGATTTTCCAAAGCTAGAGCCTATTATGGCCGAACGCGTCCATCTTTTTGCGCCAATTACTATAATAAGTAAAGATGGTAACAAAAAGAAGCTTATACAAAGTGGTGAGAACTACCGCTACGAGGGCGAAAGATTAGACAAAGGCACATATATCTTACTAGCACAGCAAAATCCTATGTATTCGCTTAAAAAACGTAGTGATGGCAAGTGGCTAATAGACAAAACTAAGCTTGATCTAAAGGATCTAAGCGATATACAGATTTGCCGGCTGATGACGATAACATCTAAAAGAGTCTTAAATTTAGGTGAAATAGATGGCTTCGTAACTAAACCTGTTGGAGTTAAAATCGAGATCGTACCGCTACAAAACCCAGTGGAATTTAGAGTGGATAAGCCTTTTAAATTGCAGGTTTTTGCTGATGGAAAGCCGCTAGAGCGAGCCAAACTAACTGGTACTTTTGTTGGATTTTTAGACCATAAGCATGCGTTTTACGGTATGACTGATGAGCAAGGCATCACTGAAGTGTTAGCTCTAAGACCAGGATTTTGGGTATTTGAGGTGATTTATGAAAGACCTTATCCAGATGCTACGAAGTGTGACAAAGAGACGTTAAAAACGACACTTAGTTTTGAGATAAAAGAATAA
- the tsf gene encoding translation elongation factor Ts codes for MEITAQMVKELRESTGAGMMDCKKALGEANGDMEKAVDILREKGLGQAAKKADRLASEGLVSVEVCSKCKKATISEINSETDFVARNPQFQALAKDATAHIQSSGITTVEELNASTLNGAKFEDYFKTQIATIGENLVVRRFETISADDKGVVNGYVHSNGRVGVLIGAACESAEVANKAAEFIRNLCMHAAAMKPSVISYKDLDKDFVEKEFIALRAELEKDNEELKRLGKPLHHIPEYASRCQIGEAELAKATKAIEEGLKAEGKPEKIWDKIIPGKIERFYADNTVLDQRLTLLGQFYVMDDKKTIEQVIEDKSKELGGKIEIVKYVRFELGEGLEKKVDDFAAEVAAQIG; via the coding sequence ATGGAAATAACTGCACAAATGGTAAAAGAGCTCCGCGAATCAACCGGAGCTGGCATGATGGACTGCAAAAAAGCACTTGGCGAAGCAAATGGTGATATGGAAAAAGCTGTTGATATCCTTCGTGAAAAGGGCCTAGGCCAAGCTGCTAAAAAGGCTGACCGCCTTGCAAGCGAGGGCTTAGTAAGTGTTGAAGTTTGCTCAAAATGCAAAAAAGCAACTATTAGCGAGATCAACTCTGAAACTGACTTCGTTGCTAGAAATCCACAGTTTCAAGCACTTGCAAAAGATGCAACAGCTCACATCCAATCAAGCGGCATAACAACAGTTGAAGAGCTAAACGCAAGCACTTTAAATGGTGCTAAATTTGAAGATTACTTTAAAACTCAGATCGCAACTATCGGCGAAAACCTTGTAGTTCGCCGATTTGAGACTATTAGCGCTGATGATAAGGGCGTGGTAAATGGTTATGTTCATTCAAATGGCCGTGTTGGTGTGCTTATTGGTGCAGCTTGCGAAAGCGCAGAAGTTGCAAATAAAGCAGCTGAATTTATAAGAAATTTATGTATGCACGCAGCTGCTATGAAGCCAAGCGTTATAAGCTACAAAGACCTTGATAAAGATTTTGTTGAGAAAGAATTTATCGCACTTCGTGCTGAGCTCGAAAAAGACAATGAAGAGCTAAAACGCCTAGGCAAACCACTTCACCACATTCCTGAGTATGCTAGTCGCTGCCAAATAGGCGAGGCAGAGCTTGCAAAAGCCACAAAAGCGATAGAAGAAGGGCTAAAAGCTGAGGGCAAACCTGAGAAAATTTGGGACAAGATCATCCCTGGTAAGATCGAGAGATTTTACGCTGATAACACAGTGCTTGATCAACGCCTTACACTTTTAGGTCAGTTTTATGTAATGGACGATAAAAAGACTATCGAACAAGTTATCGAAGATAAAAGCAAAGAGCTTGGCGGCAAGATCGAGATCGTAAAATACGTTCGTTTCGAGCTTGGCGAAGGCTTAGAGAAAAAAGTAGATGACTTTGCTGCAGAAGTTGCTGCTCAAATAGGCTAA
- a CDS encoding L-seryl-tRNA selenium transferase, with amino-acid sequence MKKITLFLAFALALVLSGCGTKRQYFEPAQTSGKISLSKDMPSYIKSTNANGATLDNGNIITKNGLNTNIKLPENFNFLNENNGLIISASINGDLNVTDPNGRSVYSNKFPTAIVAASLDQNLLAAISAANHIYLIDINTATTIMEYSSSNIAAVDSRVVAPFFMSSLIVYPALDGKIYIVQKETGRILRDVVVSSENFFNNIIFLGVEGDNLIAATAKKLIVINPSQTVYYDGEIKDVLVNNDEIYIFKKDGTIVRTNLMLKEQNKVNFKFAIFSAATIINNKLYIIEKTGYVIKTNLDLSGAEIYEFSDEIKDKSFMGNGAFYYDNELVNLGQ; translated from the coding sequence ATGAAAAAAATTACTCTTTTCTTGGCTTTTGCCTTGGCTTTAGTTTTAAGCGGATGTGGCACAAAAAGACAATATTTTGAGCCAGCTCAAACCTCTGGCAAAATTTCTTTGTCAAAAGATATGCCATCTTATATCAAATCAACAAATGCAAATGGTGCCACTCTTGACAACGGCAATATCATCACCAAAAATGGTCTAAATACAAACATCAAGTTGCCTGAAAATTTTAATTTCTTAAATGAAAACAACGGCCTTATCATCTCAGCTAGTATAAATGGCGATCTAAATGTGACAGATCCTAACGGACGCAGCGTTTATAGCAATAAATTTCCAACAGCAATCGTTGCTGCTTCTCTTGACCAAAACCTATTAGCAGCTATCAGTGCGGCAAACCACATCTATCTAATAGACATAAATACCGCAACAACAATAATGGAATATAGCTCGTCTAATATAGCAGCAGTTGATTCAAGGGTCGTAGCACCATTTTTTATGAGCTCGCTTATCGTTTATCCGGCATTAGATGGCAAAATTTACATAGTACAAAAAGAGACTGGTAGAATTTTACGTGACGTGGTCGTAAGCTCTGAAAATTTCTTTAATAACATCATATTTTTAGGCGTTGAGGGTGATAACCTAATAGCGGCAACAGCGAAAAAACTAATCGTCATTAACCCAAGTCAAACGGTTTATTATGACGGTGAGATCAAAGATGTACTAGTTAATAACGATGAAATTTATATCTTCAAAAAAGATGGTACGATCGTAAGAACAAATCTTATGCTAAAAGAGCAAAATAAAGTAAATTTCAAATTTGCCATCTTCTCAGCAGCTACTATTATCAATAATAAGCTCTACATAATCGAAAAAACAGGCTACGTTATAAAGACAAATTTAGACCTCAGTGGAGCTGAAATTTATGAGTTTAGCGATGAGATAAAAGATAAAAGCTTTATGGGCAATGGTGCCTTTTATTATGATAATGAGCTTGTTAATTTAGGGCAATGA
- the rpsB gene encoding 30S ribosomal protein S2, whose amino-acid sequence MVTMRDLLECGVHFGHQTRRWNPKMKKFIFGERKGIYIIDLQKTIRYFRYTYNIVRDAAAEGKSVLFVGTKKQAIDAIKEYAEKCGMPYVNHRWLGGMMTNFGTIRQSIRKLEVIETMEEDGSINLLTKKEALMLRRKKEKLIATLGGIRNMKSLPDMIFVVDTVKEKIAVQEANRLKIPVVAPIDTNCDPDVVDYPIPGNDDAIRSVQLFCQEMAEAINEGKSLLEQDGGEQAAGEEVSQDEKDAVVAEAMSEEDFGEDEE is encoded by the coding sequence ATGGTAACTATGAGAGATTTATTAGAGTGTGGCGTACATTTTGGTCACCAAACACGCCGCTGGAATCCAAAGATGAAAAAATTTATCTTTGGCGAGAGAAAAGGTATCTATATTATAGATCTACAAAAAACTATCCGCTACTTCCGCTACACTTACAACATCGTTCGTGATGCAGCTGCTGAAGGTAAGTCAGTGCTATTTGTTGGTACTAAAAAACAAGCTATCGATGCTATAAAAGAGTACGCTGAAAAATGTGGAATGCCTTATGTAAATCACCGCTGGCTAGGTGGTATGATGACAAACTTTGGTACTATCCGCCAGTCTATCCGCAAACTAGAAGTTATCGAAACTATGGAAGAAGATGGTTCGATAAATTTGTTAACTAAAAAAGAGGCTTTAATGCTTCGCCGCAAAAAAGAGAAGCTTATCGCAACTCTTGGCGGTATCCGCAATATGAAAAGCCTACCTGATATGATATTTGTTGTTGATACAGTTAAAGAAAAGATCGCTGTTCAAGAGGCTAACCGTTTAAAAATTCCAGTTGTAGCACCTATTGATACAAACTGCGATCCTGACGTTGTCGACTATCCGATCCCAGGAAACGACGATGCGATCCGTTCTGTTCAGCTTTTCTGCCAAGAGATGGCTGAAGCTATCAACGAAGGTAAATCACTTCTTGAGCAAGATGGTGGCGAGCAAGCTGCTGGCGAAGAAGTAAGCCAAGATGAGAAAGACGCAGTTGTAGCTGAGGCTATGAGCGAAGAAGACTTTGGCGAGGACGAAGAATAA